The following are encoded together in the Malaya genurostris strain Urasoe2022 chromosome 3, Malgen_1.1, whole genome shotgun sequence genome:
- the LOC131437683 gene encoding large ribosomal subunit protein bL12m, whose product MLQFRAICGITRCSYRKICTAISLKNAEATVVTSDKLTIPVPDGVDKPVNPKLVSIVDSIATLNLLEVSELSGLLKKRLNLPDAALMPAGFAGGFSPVAAPVDEEEAAPKVVKTSFKVKLVKFDDKQKVALIKEVKNLLDGMNLVQAKKFVESAPTMVKEDISKDEAEKLKEAFTKVGAVIEIE is encoded by the coding sequence ATGTTACAATTTCGAGCAATTTGTGGAATCACGCGTTGCTCTTATCGTAAGATTTGCACTGCAATCAGCCTAAAAAATGCTGAGGCTACTGTCGTAACCAGTGACAAACTTACAATTCCTGTCCCGGATGGTGTTGATAAGCCGGTCAACCCGAAATTGGTATCCATTGTAGATAGCATTGCTACActgaacttattggaagtttcagagcttagtggTCTACTCAagaaacgtttgaatcttccggATGCTGCACTAATGCCAGCAGGATTTGCTGGTGGGTTTAGTCCAGTAGCTGCTCCTGTTGATGAAGAGGAAGCCGCTCCAAAGGTAGTCAAAACATCGTTTAAGGTGAAACTCGTCAAATTTGATGATAAGCAAAAGGTAGCTTTAATAAAAGAAGTCAAAAATCTTCTGGATGGAATGAACTTAGTCCAAGCGAAAAAATTCGTGGAAAGTGCTCCGACGATGGTCAAGGAAGACATTTCGAAGGATGAAGCAGAGAAACTAAAAGAAGCCTTTACCAAGGTGGGCGCTGTTATAGAGATAGAGTAA
- the LOC131437682 gene encoding eukaryotic translation initiation factor 3 subunit K, giving the protein MVHYVKMEDGKVMPIKEMLKSIERYNPEHLKVIESYVEEQARDNQYDLEANLACLKLYQFNPQMMNLDITYTILLKSLTNFPHTDFVLCKCLLLPAQMNDDTVKEIIYLADILEKCDFTLFWSRVAQNPQFFKKIAGFYDCIRKFVCHVVGITFQSIEKEYLVRLLGDVDDNVLRGWVKKNGWKDDGQYVTVALQEGNIKTKHITEKIDFENLAPLMANCL; this is encoded by the exons ATGGTCCACTACGTAAAAATGGAAGATGGTAAAGTTATGCCAATTAAGGAAATGCTTAAAAGTATCGAACG ATATAATCCGGAACATCTTAAAGTTATTGAGTCTTACGTAGAAGAGCAAGCCAGGGACAATCAGTATGATTTGGAGGCAAATTTAGCTTGTCTCAAATTGTATCAATTCAATCCGCAGATGATGAACTTGGATATTACGTACACGATTCTCTTGAAATCGTTGACCAACTTCCCACACACCGATTTCGTGTTGTGTAAATGCTTGCTTCTTCCGGCTCAAATGAACGATGACACTGTTAAGGAAATTATCTATTTAGCTGACATTTTAGAAAAATGCGATTTCACTTTATTCTGGTCGCGCGTTGCCCAGAATCCTCAATTCTTCAAAAAGATAGCCGGATTCTATGATTGTATCCGGAAGTTTGTTTGTCACGTTGTTGGTATAACATTCCAATCCATCGAAAAAGAGTATTTGGTGCGCCTGCTAGGAGATGTTGATg ataacGTTCTTCGTGGTTGGGTGAAGAAAAATGGGTGGAAAGATGATGGACAGTACGTGACTGTCGCTTTGCAGGAAGGaaatattaaaaccaaacacattactgaaaaaattgattttgaaaatttggctcCCCTGATGGCTAACTGTTTGTAG